The stretch of DNA TAGAAATTTATCCAGATGTGTTGAAGGAGAGGGccacatatagaaaaaaataagtggaacAAAGAATAAAACCACCACAATAATATGAGCTGTCAGAGTGGAAAGAGCCTTGGATGAACCCCCTGAGGAGTGTTTCTGGAGAGTGGCCAGGATGAAGATGTAAGAGAGGATGAGCAGGAAGAAAGCACCCAAGGAAATGAAGCCACTATTGGCAGTGATCATGAACTCCAGGTTGTAGGTATCTGTGCAGGCAAGTCTGATGAGCCGAGGCAGATCACAGTAAAAGCTGTCTAAGACATTAGGGCCACAAAAGGGCAAGCTGACTACAAAAGCCAGTTGGGCCAATGAGTGGGTTAGACCAATGATCCAGGCAACCACTACAATCAGAATGCATGTTTGTGGGCTCATGAGGCTCAGGTAGTGGAGAGGCTTACATATAGCCACATATCTGTCATAGGACATGGCAATAAGCAGCACCATCTCAGTGCCCCCAGCTGCATGGCTAAAGAAAATCTGAGCTATGCAGCCCCCAAAGGAGATGACTTTTTGCTTCCTGAAAAGATCACAGATCATCTTGGGTGCTGCAATAGAGCAAAATATCAGGTCAATGATGGAGAGATTAGCTAACAGAAAATACATAGGGGAGTGTAAGTAAGGGTCAGAGCTCACAGTGACCACTATGAGGAGGTTTCCCATCATACTAGAcacataaaaaagacaagaaaagcaaaaaagaaggagCTGGATCTCCCAGGAATTGGAGAGTCCCAGGAAGACAAACTCAGACACCACAGATTGGTTGGCTCCATTCATTGGCTCATGTAGTTGTTCACTCTCCTGTTACCTGAAGGTAGAAAACGAGACAATTAAAATTAATACAGTTGTTTTAATGCCATCTGTGGAAAGTAATTTTGGAAGTCAAATATTACCTAAGAATTTCACAAAACTCCAGTGGCATCCTTTAGCCACTGTTGCTATAGTTACATATGACAGTAACTGAGTTGCCAAGTGGTCTTGAGTGATCTAAGGCCTGGTACCTCAGGGTGCACCTGATGAAACCACAGAAAAAGGATTTGATATTAACTTGCTTTATCAGTCTGATGACTGTTAACCATCCTCTCCCTGGAGGAGCAATAACCAGTCACATATAATGGATTGGCAAAGGGAAACTATTCTGTTAACTAAAGATTTGTAAGATTGtgtgactctgggagttccctttgtggctcagtgggttaagaacccaactagtatcgatgaggatgagggttcaatccctggcctcactcagtgggttaaggatccagcattgccgcaagctgcagcataggtcacagcctgggaacttccatatgccacaggttctggtatgaaaacaaacaaacaaacaaaaaaataatcctGTAACTCTGATCTCATTCTTCAAGCTAGAAATTATCCTTCCCTATTTGATACTTCCCAAAATAATGTTAATTCTTTAATATCCAGACCAAATGGTACCTCATCTGTCTAACCATCCTGATGACCCACCTATACTTTCACATTTACTTACAatatttacaaacatttatttatgtttgtttccCTGCATTTGATTAACAAAGTGCTCAAAGTTATAAATACTATgccttcaaatttttttcttcaaaaagatcTTGCAAATTTTTaggtgaaaaattattttaaaatgtatgaataaTGTGACTAAAGTGTTTATTAACTCATTccctccaataaatatttatcaagaacCTACTATGTACCAAGAAGTAGTCTAAGTACTAGGAATATATccaaaaacaaaatagacaaaggtccttatcctcatggatttaCATtttgacagagaaagagaaaaaattaaaaataaatacacaaaagtatATAAGGTGTCAAAATACTGAAGTTATTgtgaataaaaatgaagcaaaaagagGAACAGAGCAGTAGGAAACTTGCTATTATAACATAGGACTGAAAGGAAACCATGCTGCTAAGCTGACTGATCAGAAAGCTAATGAAGGTAAATGAGAACACATGAATGTATTCGGGAAAGGAATATTCCAGGCAGAGATAACAGCAAGAATAGGAACTCTGGAGGTGGGAGCTCATTTAGCATAGTCCTGAGAGGGTGAACCTGAATGTGCAGAGGATGACGcccaggaagggagggtggggaaggccTTGGAAGCCATTGTAAGGGCTTCAGTTGTTATTCTGAAAGAGATAAGCACCTGGATTtgaaacatggaaacaacaaaaTCTGGCTTACATTGTTAAAgggtcactctggctgctgtgttgtgAACACAATTCAGAGTTTCAAGgacaggatttcccattgtggctcaggggttaacaaccctaactagcatctatgaggatgcgggttcaatccctggccttgctcagtgggtcaaggatctggctttgctgtgagctgtggtgtagtttgcagatgtggctcagatcccgtgttgctgtggctgtggtgtaggctggcagctgtagttctgattcagcccctagcctgggaacttccatatgccatgggtgcagccataaaaagatggaaaaaaaaagggatttttcaAGTACAGGGAGATTATTACAAGCTACTGCAGTAACCCAAGCAAGAGATGATGGTGATTTAGATCAGGTGATTAAAGTAGAGATAATGAGAGGTGGTTATAATCTGGATACATTGAGATGATTGAGAGTGAAATGTCTAGCACTATAAATAACATTGACCATCTGGAGACTGTGAAATAATGAACCTCATTGcagaattttcatttgaaaataaacaaaagacctAAATCTACAAAACTATGAAAGGTGCTGATAGAGTAAATATGAATTTAGTCATCAAATTTAATAAGGACTCtacaataaagaagaaagatgatATATAAATAGACATGCAGATGGGTggaagagaagcaaaggaagaagCATTTCTAAACAATGGCTAACTGGTTATCTTTAGAAAGACTAAGAGCCAATAATGATCACactccataaaaatataaacttcatTGAAAAATTCATTCTCTCTCCACAAAAAACTTGGCCATATACTAATGTATTCTCTCACTAGGTAGATAGAATTTTCTAGGCACTATAGAAATAAATCTGGGGAAGAATTAGACAATAAGATATGACAAGTCTCTCACattgttttgtaaattatttcttctGATCACCTTCTGAGAGCAGGAGCTAGCTTATATGTAGCTATTTAAGCAATTGAGAGTTTTGATAGTTTAAAAAGCCAGATAAATTTGGAACATCAGGCACTATCCAAATATAATAAGTCTAAATAAGATATATCAGAATGAAACATAGGATAAGGGAAAATGGGAAATCTAGAAATAggtttgatgttttaaaaaggaaaggaagcaaagcAAGGAACTAAATACTGGAAGACATTAACATGAATATGGGT from Sus scrofa isolate TJ Tabasco breed Duroc chromosome 7, Sscrofa11.1, whole genome shotgun sequence encodes:
- the LOC110261752 gene encoding olfactory receptor 4F15-like; the encoded protein is MNGANQSVVSEFVFLGLSNSWEIQLLLFCFSCLFYVSSMMGNLLIVVTVSSDPYLHSPMYFLLANLSIIDLIFCSIAAPKMICDLFRKQKVISFGGCIAQIFFSHAAGGTEMVLLIAMSYDRYVAICKPLHYLSLMSPQTCILIVVVAWIIGLTHSLAQLAFVVSLPFCGPNVLDSFYCDLPRLIRLACTDTYNLEFMITANSGFISLGAFFLLILSYIFILATLQKHSSGGSSKALSTLTAHIIVVVLFFVPLIFFYMWPSPSTHLDKFLAMFDAVLTPFLNPIIYTLRNREMKTAVRRMFCQLMSFRKINK